One Helicoverpa armigera isolate CAAS_96S chromosome 12, ASM3070526v1, whole genome shotgun sequence DNA window includes the following coding sequences:
- the LOC110384009 gene encoding thiamin pyrophosphokinase 1 isoform X2 — translation MATNGGVGEAGKNITSQCMLPGGCMGKTRAVKCWKWDVDQLIMNKVLGNIEYGVLILNRPITQNPGFIKRLWNKASVRMTVDGGTKQWDKFLSNFSDETKSTIQDPDLITGDFDSITDEILEKYKQKGCKIIHTPDQNYTDFTKALLELNIHSNMVGVQLTHVIAIAQTSGRLDQILGNIQTLFLVRDKFLVGPNTNVFLMSDDCISWLLHPGDHVIYIPEESRQHKRAWCSLVPVGETCQRVTSTGLKWNLDNQPLRFGGIVSTSNTFDGSQKVTVKCSHTLLWSMRVPSIST, via the exons ATGGCTACTAACGGTGGTGTCGGTGAAGCG GGCAAAAACATTACTTCGCAGTGTATGCTGCCCGGCGGTTGTATGGGCAAGACTCGTGCCGTCAagtgctggaaatgggatgttgACCAACTAATAATGAACAAAGTATTGGGAAATATTGAGTATGGAGTTCTTATTTTGAATCGGCCAATAACCCAGAACCCTGGATTTATAAAGAGGTTGTGGAATAAAG cTTCCGTTAGGATGACTGTCGACGGTGGCACTAAGCAGTGGGACAAGTTCCTGAGCAACTTCTCAGATGAAACAAAGAGTACCATCCAGGATCCGGACCTCATTACAGGAGACTTTGACTCTATCACTGATGAAATATTAGAGAAATACAAACAGAAAGGTTGTAAG aTCATTCACACACCAGATCAGAACTACACTGACTTCACAAAGGCTCTGCTGGAACTCAACATTCATAGCAACATGGTGGGAGTGCAG ttgacCCACGTCATTGCCATAGCTCAAACTTCAGGCCGACTGGACCAAATTCTGGGCAACATTCAGACTCTTTTCCTCGTAAGAGACAAATTCCTGGTCGGTCCCAACACGAACGTGTTCCTCATGTCTGATGACTGCATCTCTTGGCTGCTGCACCCTGGAGACCACGTGATCTATATTCCTGAGGAGTCTAGGCAGCATAAGAGGGCATGGTGTTCGCTCGTGCCAGTCGGTGAAACCTGCCAGCGTGTCACTTCTACTGGACTTAAATGGAATCTTG ACAACCAACCTCTGCGCTTCGGTGGAATAGTAAGCACTTCAAACACTTTTGATGGATCACAAAAGGTGACTGTTAAATGCAGCCATACTCTGCTGTGGTCCATGAGAGTACCCAGTATTTCTA ctTAA
- the LOC110384009 gene encoding thiamin pyrophosphokinase 1 isoform X1: MATNGGVGEAGKNITSQCMLPGGCMGKTRAVKCWKWDVDQLIMNKVLGNIEYGVLILNRPITQNPGFIKRLWNKASVRMTVDGGTKQWDKFLSNFSDETKSTIQDPDLITGDFDSITDEILEKYKQKGCKIIHTPDQNYTDFTKALLELNIHSNMVGVQLTHVIAIAQTSGRLDQILGNIQTLFLVRDKFLVGPNTNVFLMSDDCISWLLHPGDHVIYIPEESRQHKRAWCSLVPVGETCQRVTSTGLKWNLDNQPLRFGGIVSTSNTFDGSQKVTVKCSHTLLWSMRVPSISSK; encoded by the exons ATGGCTACTAACGGTGGTGTCGGTGAAGCG GGCAAAAACATTACTTCGCAGTGTATGCTGCCCGGCGGTTGTATGGGCAAGACTCGTGCCGTCAagtgctggaaatgggatgttgACCAACTAATAATGAACAAAGTATTGGGAAATATTGAGTATGGAGTTCTTATTTTGAATCGGCCAATAACCCAGAACCCTGGATTTATAAAGAGGTTGTGGAATAAAG cTTCCGTTAGGATGACTGTCGACGGTGGCACTAAGCAGTGGGACAAGTTCCTGAGCAACTTCTCAGATGAAACAAAGAGTACCATCCAGGATCCGGACCTCATTACAGGAGACTTTGACTCTATCACTGATGAAATATTAGAGAAATACAAACAGAAAGGTTGTAAG aTCATTCACACACCAGATCAGAACTACACTGACTTCACAAAGGCTCTGCTGGAACTCAACATTCATAGCAACATGGTGGGAGTGCAG ttgacCCACGTCATTGCCATAGCTCAAACTTCAGGCCGACTGGACCAAATTCTGGGCAACATTCAGACTCTTTTCCTCGTAAGAGACAAATTCCTGGTCGGTCCCAACACGAACGTGTTCCTCATGTCTGATGACTGCATCTCTTGGCTGCTGCACCCTGGAGACCACGTGATCTATATTCCTGAGGAGTCTAGGCAGCATAAGAGGGCATGGTGTTCGCTCGTGCCAGTCGGTGAAACCTGCCAGCGTGTCACTTCTACTGGACTTAAATGGAATCTTG ACAACCAACCTCTGCGCTTCGGTGGAATAGTAAGCACTTCAAACACTTTTGATGGATCACAAAAGGTGACTGTTAAATGCAGCCATACTCTGCTGTGGTCCATGAGAGTACCCAGTATTTCTAGTAAGtag
- the LOC110384009 gene encoding thiamin pyrophosphokinase 1 isoform X3, giving the protein MATNGGVGEACMLPGGCMGKTRAVKCWKWDVDQLIMNKVLGNIEYGVLILNRPITQNPGFIKRLWNKASVRMTVDGGTKQWDKFLSNFSDETKSTIQDPDLITGDFDSITDEILEKYKQKGCKIIHTPDQNYTDFTKALLELNIHSNMVGVQLTHVIAIAQTSGRLDQILGNIQTLFLVRDKFLVGPNTNVFLMSDDCISWLLHPGDHVIYIPEESRQHKRAWCSLVPVGETCQRVTSTGLKWNLDNQPLRFGGIVSTSNTFDGSQKVTVKCSHTLLWSMRVPSISSK; this is encoded by the exons ATGGCTACTAACGGTGGTGTCGGTGAAGCG TGTATGCTGCCCGGCGGTTGTATGGGCAAGACTCGTGCCGTCAagtgctggaaatgggatgttgACCAACTAATAATGAACAAAGTATTGGGAAATATTGAGTATGGAGTTCTTATTTTGAATCGGCCAATAACCCAGAACCCTGGATTTATAAAGAGGTTGTGGAATAAAG cTTCCGTTAGGATGACTGTCGACGGTGGCACTAAGCAGTGGGACAAGTTCCTGAGCAACTTCTCAGATGAAACAAAGAGTACCATCCAGGATCCGGACCTCATTACAGGAGACTTTGACTCTATCACTGATGAAATATTAGAGAAATACAAACAGAAAGGTTGTAAG aTCATTCACACACCAGATCAGAACTACACTGACTTCACAAAGGCTCTGCTGGAACTCAACATTCATAGCAACATGGTGGGAGTGCAG ttgacCCACGTCATTGCCATAGCTCAAACTTCAGGCCGACTGGACCAAATTCTGGGCAACATTCAGACTCTTTTCCTCGTAAGAGACAAATTCCTGGTCGGTCCCAACACGAACGTGTTCCTCATGTCTGATGACTGCATCTCTTGGCTGCTGCACCCTGGAGACCACGTGATCTATATTCCTGAGGAGTCTAGGCAGCATAAGAGGGCATGGTGTTCGCTCGTGCCAGTCGGTGAAACCTGCCAGCGTGTCACTTCTACTGGACTTAAATGGAATCTTG ACAACCAACCTCTGCGCTTCGGTGGAATAGTAAGCACTTCAAACACTTTTGATGGATCACAAAAGGTGACTGTTAAATGCAGCCATACTCTGCTGTGGTCCATGAGAGTACCCAGTATTTCTAGTAAGtag